In Cucurbita pepo subsp. pepo cultivar mu-cu-16 chromosome LG04, ASM280686v2, whole genome shotgun sequence, the following are encoded in one genomic region:
- the LOC111793245 gene encoding mediator of RNA polymerase II transcription subunit 15a-like isoform X3: MDSNHLGPAQGGESEVDAGDWRSQLQPESRHRIVDKIIETLKRHLPVSGPEGLSEVRKIAVRFEEKVHTVATSQSDYLRKISLRMLTMETKPGTTPALPSMSGPMASNQP, translated from the exons ATGGATTCAAATCATTTGGGGCCTGCTCAAGGTGGAGAATCCGAAGTCGATGCTGGGGATTGGAGGTCTCAATTGCAGCCGGAATCTCGGCATCGAATTGTCGACAAGAT AATTGAGACATTGAAGAGGCACCTTCCTGTTTCGGGTCCTGAGGGGTTGAGTGAGGTGAGGAAAATTGCTGTAAGGTTCGAGGAAAAGGTTCACACTGTCGCTACCAGTCAG TCAGATTACCTAAGGAAAATATCTCTGAGGATGCTTACTATGGAAACCAAGCCTGGGACGACCCCTGCATTACCATCAATGTCTGGGCCTATGGCTTCCAATCAACCTTAG
- the LOC111793245 gene encoding mediator of RNA polymerase II transcription subunit 15a-like isoform X2: MDSNHLGPAQGGESEVDAGDWRSQLQPESRHRIVDKIIETLKRHLPVSGPEGLSEVRKIAVRFEEKVHTVATSQSDYLRKISLRMLTMETKPGTTPALPSMSGPMASNQP; encoded by the exons ATGGATTCAAATCATTTGGGGCCTGCTCAAG GTGGAGAATCCGAAGTCGATGCTGGGGATTGGAGGTCTCAATTGCAGCCGGAATCTCGGCATCGAATTGTCGACAAGAT AATTGAGACATTGAAGAGGCACCTTCCTGTTTCGGGTCCTGAGGGGTTGAGTGAGGTGAGGAAAATTGCTGTAAGGTTCGAGGAAAAGGTTCACACTGTCGCTACCAGTCAG TCAGATTACCTAAGGAAAATATCTCTGAGGATGCTTACTATGGAAACCAAGCCTGGGACGACCCCTGCATTACCATCAATGTCTGGGCCTATGGCTTCCAATCAACCTTAG